A part of Kitasatospora acidiphila genomic DNA contains:
- a CDS encoding MFS transporter: MTQLSSPAVTTDAPTSPSLWRNGDFLRFWLGETVSLLGTQVTNLALPLTAIGAFGATDEQVGLLRFLQLVPYLGLALPIGVWTDRSRRRPVMLGANLVRLVLLGLVPLLYWWHLLNLPLLMVITCTVGIASVVFDVSWMSYVPVLVKSPDHYVEASAKMGASSSTADVAGPGLAGVLVSALGAPMAVVVDSCSYAVSVVSLLLIRTPEPRPEPVAERHLWRELKDGLGWVLHDRVLRALALIGFCCNFSMITVWTMFLLYGTHDLHLGSTTLGAVFATASVGGLVGALISRKVIARFPLGRVYLVAQSALLLGPSLIPAAGGPRPVMIGIFVLSFFTTYLGLGVAGVIIVSLRQAVTPQSMMGRMTAAFRTLLFGGGALGGLCAGLLTGQFGARTALTVASAASATVVIGLLLSPVSRLGTLPAGPRQAAANH; encoded by the coding sequence ATGACACAGCTCTCCTCCCCAGCGGTCACGACGGACGCACCGACCTCCCCGAGTCTGTGGCGCAACGGCGACTTCCTCAGATTCTGGCTGGGCGAGACCGTCTCACTGCTCGGCACCCAGGTGACCAACCTCGCCCTCCCGCTCACCGCCATCGGCGCGTTCGGCGCGACCGACGAACAGGTCGGACTGCTGCGCTTCCTGCAACTCGTGCCCTACCTCGGGCTCGCCCTGCCGATCGGTGTCTGGACCGACCGGAGCCGCCGACGGCCGGTCATGCTGGGCGCCAACCTGGTCCGGCTGGTCCTGCTCGGCCTCGTCCCGCTGCTCTACTGGTGGCACCTGCTCAACCTGCCGCTGCTGATGGTGATCACCTGCACGGTCGGCATCGCGTCGGTGGTGTTCGACGTGAGCTGGATGTCGTACGTGCCGGTGCTGGTGAAGAGCCCGGACCACTACGTCGAGGCCAGCGCCAAGATGGGCGCCAGCTCCTCCACCGCCGACGTGGCCGGCCCCGGACTGGCCGGTGTCCTGGTCTCCGCGCTCGGCGCCCCGATGGCGGTGGTCGTCGACTCCTGCTCCTACGCGGTGTCCGTCGTCTCGCTCCTGCTCATCCGCACACCCGAGCCGCGCCCCGAACCGGTCGCCGAACGCCACCTCTGGCGCGAGCTCAAGGACGGCCTCGGCTGGGTCCTGCACGACAGGGTGCTGCGCGCCCTCGCCCTGATCGGCTTCTGCTGCAACTTCTCGATGATCACGGTGTGGACGATGTTCCTCCTCTACGGCACCCACGACCTCCACCTCGGCTCGACGACCCTCGGCGCCGTCTTCGCGACCGCCTCCGTCGGCGGCCTGGTCGGCGCGCTGATCTCGCGCAAGGTCATCGCACGGTTCCCGCTCGGCCGCGTCTACCTGGTCGCCCAGTCCGCCCTGCTGCTCGGCCCGTCCCTGATCCCCGCCGCCGGCGGGCCGCGACCGGTGATGATCGGGATCTTCGTGCTGTCCTTCTTCACCACCTACCTGGGCCTGGGCGTGGCCGGGGTCATCATCGTCAGCCTCCGCCAGGCCGTGACACCGCAGTCGATGATGGGGCGGATGACCGCGGCCTTCCGCACCCTGCTGTTCGGCGGCGGCGCTCTGGGCGGCCTCTGCGCCGGCCTCCTCACCGGCCAATTCGGCGCCCGCACCGCCCTGACCGTGGCCTCCGCCGCCTCCGCCACCGTCGTCATCGGCCTGCTGCTCTCCCCGGTCAGTCGCCTGGGGACCCTGCCGGCCGGCCCGCGACAGGCGGCAGCCAACCACTGA
- a CDS encoding multicopper oxidase domain-containing protein, which yields MLPPDPNEAGWKDTVNANPGQVTRLITRWAPGTTEVAAVAPGENRYPFDPVEGPGYVWHCHIIDHEDNEMMRPDAPTR from the coding sequence GTGCTGCCGCCGGACCCGAACGAGGCGGGCTGGAAGGACACCGTCAACGCCAATCCGGGACAGGTGACCAGGCTGATCACCCGCTGGGCGCCCGGTACGACCGAGGTTGCGGCCGTCGCGCCGGGAGAGAACCGCTACCCCTTCGACCCCGTCGAAGGACCGGGCTACGTCTGGCACTGCCACATCATCGACCACGAGGACAACGAGATGATGCGCCCGGACGCACCGACCCGCTGA
- a CDS encoding TetR/AcrR family transcriptional regulator, whose translation MKLTKERIVDAGMAVFAEVGYQNLSMRQVADRLDAHAGSLYYHVRGKDELLALMADRVCRRAYDAGTEALAALPSAATWQDRVHAQATTLRLSIKQHPGGAQLLAESPGVLSPGALSLMERLLRTLVDAGLPADHCGIAADTLLSHVTGFVLQEQNQPATPPPVTAELHAALREQFPLVMSPLMPRLSQDEKFAQSIRLLCTGFAALS comes from the coding sequence ATGAAGCTCACCAAGGAGCGCATCGTCGACGCGGGCATGGCCGTCTTCGCCGAGGTCGGCTACCAGAACCTGTCCATGCGCCAGGTCGCCGACCGCCTGGACGCCCACGCGGGCAGCCTCTACTACCACGTGCGCGGCAAGGACGAGTTGCTCGCCCTGATGGCCGACCGGGTCTGCCGCCGGGCGTACGACGCCGGCACCGAGGCGCTGGCCGCCCTCCCGTCCGCCGCCACCTGGCAGGACCGCGTCCACGCCCAGGCCACCACCCTGCGCCTGAGCATCAAGCAGCACCCCGGTGGCGCCCAACTCCTCGCCGAGAGCCCCGGCGTGCTCAGCCCCGGCGCCCTCTCCCTGATGGAACGCCTGCTGCGCACCCTCGTCGACGCCGGCCTGCCCGCCGACCACTGCGGCATCGCCGCCGACACCCTGCTCAGCCACGTCACCGGCTTCGTGCTGCAGGAGCAGAACCAGCCGGCGACGCCACCACCCGTCACCGCCGAGCTCCATGCGGCACTGCGCGAGCAGTTCCCGCTGGTCATGAGCCCGTTGATGCCACGCCTGAGCCAGGACGAGAAGTTCGCGCAGAGCATCCGCCTGCTCTGCACCGGCTTCGCGGCGCTCTCCTAG
- a CDS encoding ATP-binding protein, producing MAVWHVRDFTPDDLEAVVRLDGESTTTGLPAVFRLSDVVAALQARNPSVVAVADGHLVGAAMGRVDGDRAWVLRIALHPAWRNLGLGTALLSALEHRLRDTGARIVAALLPDEETGATALVNSGFRPRRGLTYFEKSEAVSAQGTAVLAMLGAVMPDARLWDRLTGMADEKRLIERRLVLPLANPELADAHGVEPPRAVVLFGPPGTGKSTFAKAVAGRLGWPFVELFPSRLASEDGLAAGLSRRFEEVAQLDHVLLFIDEVEEVAGTRHLAAPASVGVVNELLKSIVRFRDRDGRLLVCATNSVAALDPAFLRHGRFDYVLPVGPPDSVARDALWGGYTAKTGTAADTAVLAEASEGFTPADIRQVAMAVAQSAFERTLDTGRRTQPSTQDYLDVIHRTRPTVSEEMAREFADQTVRYGRV from the coding sequence ATGGCTGTATGGCATGTCCGGGACTTCACACCGGACGACCTCGAAGCGGTGGTTCGGCTCGACGGCGAGAGCACCACCACGGGGCTCCCCGCCGTCTTCCGCCTCTCCGATGTCGTCGCCGCGTTGCAGGCACGGAATCCGAGCGTGGTCGCGGTGGCCGACGGGCATCTCGTGGGTGCGGCGATGGGCCGGGTGGACGGGGACCGGGCATGGGTGCTGCGCATCGCGCTGCACCCGGCGTGGCGGAACCTGGGCTTGGGTACCGCCTTGCTGTCCGCGCTGGAGCATCGGCTGCGGGACACCGGCGCCAGGATCGTCGCGGCGCTGCTGCCCGATGAGGAGACGGGCGCCACGGCACTGGTCAACTCGGGGTTCCGCCCCCGTCGGGGGCTCACGTACTTCGAGAAGTCGGAGGCCGTCAGCGCTCAGGGCACGGCGGTCCTGGCCATGTTGGGCGCGGTCATGCCCGATGCCCGCCTCTGGGATCGGCTCACGGGCATGGCCGACGAGAAGCGGCTCATCGAACGGCGCCTGGTGCTGCCCCTGGCGAATCCCGAGCTGGCGGACGCCCACGGGGTGGAACCGCCCCGCGCGGTCGTGCTGTTCGGTCCGCCGGGCACGGGCAAGAGCACCTTCGCCAAGGCCGTGGCCGGTCGGCTCGGCTGGCCGTTCGTCGAGCTCTTCCCGTCCCGGCTGGCGTCCGAGGACGGGCTGGCCGCCGGGCTCAGCCGCCGCTTCGAGGAGGTGGCGCAGCTGGACCACGTGCTGCTCTTCATCGACGAGGTCGAGGAGGTCGCCGGTACGCGCCACCTCGCCGCCCCCGCGTCGGTCGGCGTGGTCAACGAACTGCTCAAGTCGATCGTGCGGTTCCGTGACCGCGACGGCCGGCTGCTCGTCTGCGCGACCAACTCGGTGGCCGCCCTGGATCCGGCGTTCCTGCGCCACGGCCGGTTCGACTACGTCCTGCCGGTCGGGCCGCCCGACTCCGTGGCCCGCGACGCGCTGTGGGGCGGCTACACGGCGAAGACGGGTACGGCTGCCGACACGGCGGTCCTCGCCGAAGCCAGCGAGGGCTTCACTCCCGCCGACATCAGGCAGGTCGCCATGGCGGTCGCCCAGAGCGCCTTCGAGCGCACGCTGGACACGGGGAGGCGGACCCAGCCCAGCACCCAGGACTATCTGGACGTCATCCACCGCACCCGCCCGACCGTGTCCGAGGAGATGGCCCGGGAGTTCGCCGACCAGACGGTCCGGTACGGGCGGGTCTGA
- a CDS encoding MmyB family transcriptional regulator has product MHQRQVLDALATTLRLTGAERRHVFDLAGESDSGPRSAAEGCPAVGDHLRATVAALAPNPACLLDRHWDVLSYNDAEAALYGGLDELPVQRRNMIWLYFGWHPMRTVLKNWETESWAILAQFRASADRHPGDPRFTEIVEDVSSADPGFAERWERHDVAGFTPALKRFDHPQLGLLTFRQAKLIAAEDPDLHLVARHPADPSTRRALEAAASAR; this is encoded by the coding sequence ATGCACCAGCGCCAGGTGCTCGACGCGCTGGCCACCACGCTGCGTCTGACCGGAGCCGAACGCCGTCACGTCTTCGACCTCGCCGGCGAGAGCGACTCGGGTCCGCGTTCGGCGGCCGAGGGCTGTCCTGCCGTGGGCGACCATCTCCGCGCCACTGTCGCCGCGCTGGCGCCGAACCCGGCCTGCCTGCTGGACCGGCACTGGGACGTGCTCTCCTACAACGACGCCGAGGCTGCCCTGTACGGCGGCCTCGACGAACTGCCGGTGCAGCGCCGCAACATGATCTGGCTGTACTTCGGCTGGCATCCGATGCGAACCGTCCTGAAGAACTGGGAGACCGAGTCGTGGGCGATACTCGCCCAGTTCCGCGCCTCCGCCGACCGCCACCCGGGCGACCCGCGTTTCACCGAGATCGTCGAGGACGTCTCCAGTGCCGACCCCGGGTTCGCCGAGCGCTGGGAGCGCCACGACGTTGCGGGCTTCACCCCGGCGCTCAAGCGCTTCGACCACCCGCAGTTGGGACTGCTGACCTTCCGGCAGGCGAAGCTGATCGCCGCAGAAGACCCCGACCTGCACCTCGTCGCGCGCCACCCGGCGGATCCCTCCACGCGCCGGGCACTGGAGGCAGCCGCCTCGGCGCGGTGA
- a CDS encoding aminotransferase class I/II-fold pyridoxal phosphate-dependent enzyme: MTNPLISGPGGYRLDLDRLERDFAAGPKAFLLCNPHNPTGTVFTRDELSAVADLAERHDVQMVVDEILAPLVHSTSRQHIPFPSLDRPAAARAVSLVSASKAWNLAGLKAALAVPGRDAHPMVAAMDGELDEAAGLFGVLASETAFADGEPWLDEVLRALDGNRLLLAAELDRRLPDIGYRPPTRASRPGSTSVRSTCLRTLPNGSCAEPGSASPPDSGSVPTTIQERTVPGEDTSGSTSRRVRTWSSRPCGGWRQRYSRKTSARPPAQRIN, encoded by the coding sequence GTGACCAATCCGCTGATATCCGGCCCGGGTGGATACCGCCTCGACCTGGACCGCCTGGAACGCGACTTCGCCGCGGGACCGAAGGCGTTCCTGCTGTGCAACCCGCACAACCCGACCGGAACCGTGTTCACGCGCGACGAACTGTCAGCCGTCGCCGACCTCGCAGAACGCCACGACGTCCAGATGGTCGTCGACGAGATTCTCGCACCACTCGTCCACTCGACGTCGCGACAGCACATTCCGTTCCCGTCGCTGGACCGGCCTGCCGCCGCCCGTGCGGTCAGCCTCGTGTCGGCCTCCAAGGCGTGGAACCTTGCCGGACTCAAGGCCGCACTGGCTGTGCCCGGCCGTGACGCGCACCCGATGGTCGCCGCCATGGACGGAGAACTGGACGAAGCTGCAGGCCTGTTCGGGGTCCTGGCCTCCGAGACCGCCTTCGCCGACGGCGAGCCCTGGTTGGACGAAGTCCTTCGCGCTCTGGACGGCAACCGACTACTGCTTGCCGCCGAACTGGACCGCCGGCTCCCCGACATCGGCTATCGGCCCCCGACGCGGGCTTCACGGCCTGGCTCGACTTCCGTGCGCTCCACCTGCCTGAGGACCCTGCCGAACGGCTCCTGCGCAGAGCCAGGGTCGGCGTCTCCTCCGGACTCCGGTTCAGTTCCCACGACCATCCAGGAGCGGACGGTTCCGGGCGAGGACACGTCCGGCTCAACTTCGCGACGCGTCCGGACCTGGTCGTCGAGGCCGTGCGGCGGATGGCGGCAGCGCTACTCCCGAAAGACGAGCGCGCGCCCGCCGGCGCAACGCATCAACTGA
- a CDS encoding prevent-host-death family protein, whose amino-acid sequence MSTLTVSFSDLSKNSKRVADTVERAQRVHVTRRDGEDLYLTTARHDQQREETADVTARLFSALIRSDEGARAVLLALPEVFPWSRHLSAEEVREFVVDLVNATRDAAELDVHSNLHRVIVEWRATARILADPDLTAQLTRALPDEDHGEVPAP is encoded by the coding sequence ATGTCCACTCTCACCGTGTCGTTCTCTGACCTGTCGAAGAACTCCAAGCGGGTCGCAGACACCGTCGAGCGCGCCCAGCGCGTTCACGTCACGCGGCGTGATGGCGAGGACCTCTACCTCACCACTGCCCGCCACGATCAGCAGCGGGAGGAGACCGCCGACGTCACCGCCCGTCTCTTCAGCGCCCTGATCCGCAGCGATGAAGGCGCGCGGGCCGTGCTGCTGGCCCTGCCCGAGGTGTTCCCGTGGAGCAGGCACCTGTCAGCCGAGGAGGTACGCGAGTTCGTAGTGGACCTCGTCAACGCGACGCGTGACGCCGCCGAACTGGATGTCCACTCCAACCTCCACCGCGTCATAGTCGAATGGCGCGCCACCGCCAGGATCCTGGCGGACCCCGACCTCACTGCTCAGCTGACCCGGGCCCTCCCCGACGAGGACCACGGCGAGGTGCCTGCCCCGTGA
- a CDS encoding PRC-barrel domain-containing protein: protein MIQVGDIREWRTHDVVDADGNKIGTLEAIYVDTSTDEPAMATVQIGMPTQHRLVFVPLNDASVGPGYLKVAYDKALVRDCPPIGMDDILPAEDEEAVFQYYALTYQKGAGGERQLARR from the coding sequence ATGATCCAGGTAGGGGATATCCGGGAGTGGCGGACCCACGACGTCGTCGATGCCGATGGGAACAAGATCGGCACGCTGGAGGCGATCTACGTGGATACCAGCACTGACGAACCGGCCATGGCGACCGTCCAGATCGGCATGCCCACCCAGCACCGGCTGGTCTTCGTCCCGCTGAACGATGCGAGCGTCGGACCGGGCTACCTCAAGGTCGCCTACGACAAGGCACTCGTGAGGGACTGCCCTCCCATCGGCATGGATGACATCCTGCCCGCCGAGGACGAGGAAGCCGTCTTCCAGTACTACGCCCTGACCTACCAGAAGGGTGCCGGCGGCGAGCGGCAGCTCGCCCGCCGCTGA